One region of Collinsella aerofaciens ATCC 25986 genomic DNA includes:
- a CDS encoding DMT family transporter, whose amino-acid sequence MAQYAANEIENMPDSPVAREDLGAGGTSRGAGARSPFFWKVLLLSVAVIWGYSFTTMKDALDTIPVFELLYIRFLPASLVMFAIFHKRIIAHFNARNLIVGLGMGALMWGAYGLQTIGLAQTTAGKSAFLTGTYCILVPFASYVLSGEKLTRYNLGAALLCLAGIGLVALDSVEFNVGDVITLGGAVFFAIQMAVTAKYGRKMDINVITFWMFVGNGVLSLATSLLFETQAPASVWTPSFIGVMAFLSVGCTCVALLIQNVGLAHVPASTGSLLLSMESPSGVLFSVLLMGEALTSRLLAGFALIFLSIILSETHFDFLRRKPRPQL is encoded by the coding sequence ATGGCCCAATACGCTGCCAACGAAATCGAAAACATGCCCGATAGCCCTGTCGCACGGGAGGACCTGGGCGCCGGCGGCACCTCCCGCGGCGCCGGCGCGCGTTCCCCGTTCTTCTGGAAGGTCTTGCTGCTATCGGTGGCGGTCATCTGGGGCTATTCCTTTACCACCATGAAAGATGCGCTCGACACCATTCCGGTGTTCGAACTGCTCTATATTCGTTTTCTTCCGGCTTCGCTGGTTATGTTTGCCATCTTCCACAAACGCATCATCGCGCACTTTAATGCCCGCAACCTTATCGTCGGACTTGGTATGGGCGCACTTATGTGGGGCGCGTACGGTTTGCAGACGATTGGCCTGGCACAGACCACGGCGGGCAAGAGTGCATTTTTGACGGGTACCTATTGCATCCTCGTGCCGTTTGCGAGCTACGTCCTAAGCGGCGAAAAGCTTACCCGTTACAACTTGGGCGCCGCGTTGCTGTGCCTGGCGGGCATTGGTCTGGTGGCGCTCGATAGCGTCGAGTTCAATGTCGGCGATGTCATCACACTGGGCGGTGCGGTCTTCTTTGCCATCCAGATGGCGGTGACGGCCAAATACGGTCGCAAGATGGACATCAACGTCATCACATTTTGGATGTTTGTGGGCAATGGCGTCTTGAGCTTGGCAACGTCGCTGCTATTCGAGACCCAAGCGCCCGCGTCCGTGTGGACGCCGAGCTTTATCGGTGTGATGGCGTTTCTATCGGTGGGCTGTACGTGTGTGGCTCTGCTCATCCAAAACGTCGGCCTGGCGCATGTCCCGGCCTCAACGGGCTCGCTGCTCCTTTCGATGGAGTCGCCTTCGGGTGTGCTGTTCTCGGTGCTGCTGATGGGGGAGGCGCTCACCTCGCGCCTGCTCGCCGGCTTCGCGCTCATCTTTCTTTCGATTATCTTGAGCGAGACGCATTTCGATTTTTTGCGTCGAAAGCCGCGTCCGCAATTGTAA
- a CDS encoding M20 family metallopeptidase → MAPALSDLQPQSAPKATAAAQTAIGDGLVAEAQAFADELAAWRHDLHQMPELGNSLPQTSTYIQARLTEMDIPFATLVDGSCVVGLVGAGAAAAQGNGICTNEQAGTVIMLRGDMDALPVAEESGEPFASTNGCMHACGHDMHATALLGAARMLKAREAELVDANATVKLLFQPGEETFEGARAAIADGLLQNPRPQAAFAMHVNSQSPLGLVLYGSPALSGVYGFRITLQGKGGHGSSPEICIDPITTGVHVHLALQELIAREVPAAKEVALTVGKFAGGQAANVIPDTCVLEGTLRGFDVELMEHLKTRIAEVVNGVATTYRTPATIETLSDVPPLVLDSDMTQASLGYVGAVLPKAAFLPLFHAMASEDFALISSEIPSAYFTVGAAVTDTDEHFAQHHPKARFNDAELPLGAAAYTAVALGYIADHR, encoded by the coding sequence ATGGCACCAGCACTGTCCGATCTTCAACCGCAATCAGCGCCCAAGGCCACCGCGGCGGCGCAGACCGCTATCGGTGACGGTCTTGTTGCAGAAGCTCAGGCTTTTGCAGATGAGCTCGCTGCATGGCGACACGATTTACATCAGATGCCCGAGCTGGGTAATAGCCTCCCGCAGACCTCTACGTATATCCAAGCGCGCCTGACCGAGATGGACATCCCATTTGCTACGCTCGTCGATGGTTCCTGCGTTGTGGGCCTTGTCGGCGCCGGTGCCGCCGCGGCCCAAGGCAATGGCATCTGCACGAATGAGCAGGCCGGTACGGTCATCATGCTTCGTGGCGACATGGACGCCCTGCCCGTTGCCGAGGAATCCGGCGAGCCCTTTGCATCCACCAACGGCTGCATGCACGCTTGCGGTCACGATATGCACGCGACGGCGCTGCTTGGTGCGGCTCGTATGCTCAAAGCGCGCGAGGCAGAGCTTGTTGATGCCAACGCTACGGTTAAGTTGCTGTTCCAGCCGGGCGAGGAAACCTTTGAGGGTGCCCGCGCCGCCATCGCCGACGGTCTGCTGCAGAACCCGCGCCCTCAGGCGGCCTTTGCCATGCACGTTAACAGCCAATCGCCGCTCGGCCTGGTGCTCTATGGGAGCCCGGCGCTTTCGGGCGTGTATGGTTTCCGCATCACGCTGCAGGGCAAGGGCGGCCATGGCTCGAGCCCCGAGATCTGCATCGACCCCATCACGACCGGCGTCCATGTGCACCTGGCGCTTCAGGAGCTCATCGCTCGCGAGGTGCCGGCCGCCAAGGAGGTCGCACTGACCGTGGGTAAGTTTGCCGGTGGCCAAGCGGCCAACGTCATCCCGGATACCTGCGTGCTCGAAGGCACGCTGCGCGGCTTCGACGTCGAGCTCATGGAGCACCTCAAGACCCGCATCGCGGAGGTCGTTAACGGCGTTGCCACAACATATCGTACGCCGGCGACCATCGAGACGCTTTCGGATGTTCCGCCGCTTGTACTCGACAGCGATATGACTCAGGCGTCGCTTGGCTACGTGGGCGCAGTGCTGCCCAAGGCGGCTTTCTTGCCGCTTTTCCATGCCATGGCGAGTGAGGACTTCGCGCTTATCTCGAGCGAGATTCCGAGTGCGTACTTTACCGTGGGCGCGGCCGTAACCGACACGGACGAGCATTTTGCCCAGCACCATCCCAAGGCACGTTTTAACGATGCCGAGCTGCCGCTCGGTGCTGCGGCTTATACCGCCGTCGCTTTGGGCTATATCGCCGACCACCGGTAG
- a CDS encoding MFS transporter, translating to MPQQRKFFPGWLVVASGFVIMATCYTIFVNCMSLFQPLIVSDLGISLAQYNISNAISTVVSVIGSLVIGHVADKVSGRVLGSLTVIATSAVLASMSFVGELWQVYVLFVVSGCFAVASTRLLISLVTANWFTAKRGLAISIALSGSGFGGAILSPIVSSLIVSVGWRSAFLVLAAICMVAALPITAYSFRTKPSEIGLKPLGENPGDPSVSTAGDKDEHTAPEVSVGWSRIKKSPAFWLLVVAFLFMGLVNGAILPNQVTNMTSVTVNGAKIVTGGHDPMWAGTVLSVYMVTVVIAKISLGAIYDRFGLRFGNILGSVACIIACVALCFPTTDLGPIVAAVSFGIGTCMGTITPTIAASKQFGMADLGKVTGTITSLEMVGGTVGAIVSGVLFDATGSFASTWIVCLACSVVMLVFLLASEPIAAKLRASVAGE from the coding sequence ATGCCCCAGCAGCGTAAGTTCTTCCCCGGCTGGCTCGTGGTGGCCTCCGGCTTCGTGATCATGGCCACGTGCTACACGATTTTCGTCAACTGCATGAGCCTGTTCCAGCCGCTCATCGTCAGCGACTTGGGAATATCTCTTGCGCAGTACAACATCTCCAATGCGATCTCTACCGTGGTGAGCGTTATCGGATCGCTTGTCATTGGCCATGTTGCCGATAAAGTAAGCGGTCGCGTTTTGGGCTCCCTAACCGTTATCGCTACCTCTGCCGTTCTTGCCAGCATGAGCTTTGTCGGTGAGCTGTGGCAGGTCTACGTGCTCTTTGTCGTTTCGGGCTGCTTCGCTGTGGCCTCGACCCGTCTGCTCATTAGCCTGGTGACCGCCAACTGGTTTACCGCCAAACGCGGCCTTGCCATTTCCATCGCACTTTCGGGCTCGGGCTTTGGCGGCGCTATTCTGTCTCCCATCGTGAGCTCGCTTATCGTGAGCGTTGGCTGGCGTTCCGCCTTCCTGGTGCTCGCGGCTATCTGCATGGTGGCGGCGCTGCCCATCACGGCCTATTCCTTCCGCACCAAGCCTTCCGAGATCGGCCTTAAGCCGCTCGGCGAGAACCCGGGCGATCCGTCCGTCTCGACGGCTGGCGACAAGGACGAGCACACGGCGCCCGAGGTTAGCGTCGGCTGGTCTCGTATCAAGAAGAGCCCGGCGTTTTGGCTGCTCGTCGTTGCCTTCCTCTTTATGGGCTTGGTCAATGGCGCCATCCTGCCCAACCAGGTTACCAACATGACGAGTGTTACCGTCAACGGTGCCAAGATCGTCACGGGCGGCCACGATCCCATGTGGGCGGGTACCGTGCTTTCGGTCTATATGGTTACCGTCGTTATTGCCAAGATTTCGCTCGGTGCGATCTACGACCGCTTTGGCCTGCGCTTTGGCAATATCCTTGGCTCCGTTGCGTGCATTATCGCCTGCGTGGCGCTGTGCTTCCCGACGACGGACCTCGGTCCTATTGTCGCCGCTGTGAGCTTTGGTATCGGAACGTGTATGGGCACCATCACGCCTACCATCGCCGCGTCCAAGCAGTTTGGCATGGCCGACCTCGGCAAGGTCACGGGCACCATTACCTCGCTCGAGATGGTCGGCGGCACCGTAGGTGCCATTGTCTCGGGCGTGCTGTTCGATGCCACGGGCTCCTTTGCGAGCACCTGGATCGTGTGCCTGGCGTGCTCCGTGGTCATGCTCGTGTTCCTGCTGGCATCCGAGCCCATCGCCGCCAAGCTGCGCGCGAGCGTGGCGGGGGAGTAG
- the hisS gene encoding histidine--tRNA ligase translates to MQAQKAEGTRDLIGAEMRAWQKMQQIAAGVFEPFGFKPIETPAIEQVDVFVHGIGQSTDVVRKEMFRVFSGANLERVFTEGTDTKLKPKQRLALRPEGTAGVVRAVVENNLVPQGSTPFKAYYAEAMFRGERPQKGRLRQFHQVGIEWLGAPDPAADAECIIMLMEFYKRLGFDLSKLRLLINSMGDAQCRPAYREQVKQFILNHADEMCDECRERAELNPLRAFDCKNDHCREIMAEAPLMGDNLCDECREHYEQVKRYLDAAGIEYVEDPTLVRGLDYYTRTVFEVEAPGAGVGSIGGGGRYDGLVELEGGKPTAGVGFAVGFERALLALQAFGNDLGADEAPCVYVANAGKELRQNVFAITQELRAAGIVTEADYQGRSLKAQFKQADKVGAKLILVLGGDELAVGKVKVRDMESHEEVLADLANVAEAVRERL, encoded by the coding sequence ATGCAGGCACAGAAGGCGGAGGGAACCCGCGACCTTATCGGCGCCGAGATGCGCGCCTGGCAAAAGATGCAGCAGATTGCGGCCGGCGTGTTCGAGCCGTTTGGTTTTAAACCCATCGAGACGCCCGCGATTGAGCAGGTGGACGTGTTTGTCCACGGTATCGGCCAGTCGACCGACGTCGTGCGCAAGGAAATGTTCCGCGTGTTCAGCGGTGCCAACCTGGAGCGCGTCTTTACCGAGGGCACCGACACCAAACTCAAGCCCAAGCAGCGCCTGGCACTTCGCCCCGAGGGCACGGCCGGCGTGGTGCGCGCCGTCGTCGAGAACAATCTGGTGCCCCAGGGCTCCACGCCGTTTAAGGCGTACTACGCCGAGGCCATGTTCCGCGGCGAGCGTCCCCAGAAGGGCCGCCTGCGCCAGTTCCACCAGGTGGGCATCGAGTGGCTCGGCGCTCCCGATCCGGCGGCAGACGCCGAGTGCATCATCATGCTCATGGAGTTCTACAAGCGCCTGGGCTTCGACCTTTCCAAGCTTCGTCTGCTCATCAACTCGATGGGTGACGCCCAGTGCCGTCCGGCTTACCGCGAGCAGGTTAAGCAGTTCATCCTCAATCACGCAGACGAGATGTGCGACGAGTGCCGCGAGCGCGCCGAGCTTAACCCGCTGCGCGCCTTCGACTGCAAGAACGACCACTGCCGCGAGATCATGGCCGAGGCTCCGCTGATGGGTGACAACCTGTGCGACGAGTGCCGCGAGCACTACGAGCAGGTCAAGCGCTATCTGGATGCCGCCGGTATCGAGTATGTCGAGGATCCCACCCTGGTGCGTGGGCTGGACTACTACACTCGTACTGTCTTTGAGGTCGAGGCCCCTGGCGCCGGTGTCGGCTCCATCGGTGGCGGCGGCCGCTATGACGGCCTGGTCGAGCTCGAGGGTGGCAAGCCCACGGCGGGCGTTGGCTTTGCCGTCGGTTTTGAGCGCGCCCTGCTGGCCCTTCAGGCTTTTGGTAACGACTTGGGTGCCGATGAGGCCCCGTGCGTCTATGTCGCCAACGCCGGCAAGGAGCTGCGCCAGAACGTCTTTGCCATTACGCAGGAGCTTCGCGCCGCAGGTATCGTGACCGAGGCCGACTATCAGGGCCGTTCGCTCAAGGCCCAGTTTAAGCAGGCCGATAAGGTAGGTGCCAAGCTCATCCTAGTCCTGGGCGGCGACGAGCTTGCCGTCGGCAAGGTCAAGGTGCGCGACATGGAGAGCCATGAAGAGGTCCTTGCCGATCTGGCCAACGTCGCCGAGGCGGTTCGCGAGCGCCTGTAG
- a CDS encoding phosphoenolpyruvate carboxylase, with translation MAENLSNQSVPEAAARVAAVVNRLVNRIGSNAESRERLAEIEIPEELRDNLALFLRLERRVLSEYDPEIADLFDKILSAEIVANAGNPGTRAADEAVDEQGVPTADEPTAVAFREVVDLIDSLPLDKQQVIVRAFTSFFHLANLSEENYRVAQLREREAGASTDTEVDPANELTVAYHQLVNELGVEGANELLGKLEFHPVFTAHPTEARRKAVEGKIRRISNLLEERPRLGGSDLVENERHMLQEIDALVRTSPIALKKPTPVEEADTIIDIFDNTLFDVIPVIYRRFDDWVLGDKAGTVPPLCPAFFHPGSWIGSDRDGNPNVTAKVSREVAAKYFTHMVLKLEDKCRRIGRNLTLEATYSKPSAELINLWNHQVEMSPRYTARAELISEHEPHRAVMLVMADRLNATVRRITDTMYHSADEFLEDLRVVQRSLAACGAVRAAYGPVQTIIWQVESFGFHMVEMEFRQHSVVHARALKDIHENGIHGDLQPMTREVIDTFRAIGSIQKRYGKKMAHRYIISFTKSAQHVADVFELAHLSFAHEEDVPELDVIPLFEQLEDLEGCVDVLDQMLTLPVVQKRLAQTNRRMEVMLGYSDSSKDAGPTTAMLALHSAQERIAKWAEKNDIDLVLMHGRGGAVGRGGGPANKAVLAQPKGSVNCFFKLTEQGEVIFARYGNRTLAQRHVESVAAATLLQSAPSVEKTNTETTQKFWDMAEKLNTASHERYLDLLNTEDFTPWFSTVTPLTEVGLLPIGSRPAKRGLGAKSLDDLRTIPWIFSWSQARINLAAWYGLGTACEQLGDLDQLKAAYQEWPFFRTFIDNIEMSIAKTDQRIAKMYLHLGDRQDLSEKVFTEMQLTRKWVLAIVGDEWPLQRRRVLGCAVRVRNPYVDALSIAQVRALREVRMNQDEMAEEKKAEYMSLILSTVTGVSAGLQNTG, from the coding sequence GTGGCTGAGAACCTAAGCAACCAGTCTGTACCCGAAGCCGCGGCGCGCGTCGCTGCCGTGGTCAACCGCCTCGTTAACCGAATCGGCTCGAATGCCGAGTCCAGGGAGCGTCTCGCCGAGATCGAGATCCCCGAGGAGCTGCGCGACAATCTGGCGTTGTTCCTGCGCCTGGAGCGTCGTGTGCTTAGCGAGTATGATCCTGAGATCGCGGACCTGTTCGACAAGATCCTGTCGGCCGAGATTGTGGCCAATGCCGGCAACCCCGGTACTCGCGCTGCCGACGAGGCCGTCGACGAGCAGGGCGTGCCCACCGCCGACGAGCCCACCGCCGTGGCATTTCGTGAAGTCGTCGATCTGATCGACAGCCTGCCGCTCGATAAGCAGCAGGTCATTGTCCGTGCCTTTACGAGCTTCTTCCATCTGGCAAATCTGTCGGAGGAGAACTACCGTGTGGCGCAGCTGCGCGAGCGCGAGGCCGGTGCGTCGACCGATACCGAGGTCGATCCCGCCAACGAGCTCACCGTCGCCTATCACCAGCTGGTGAATGAGCTGGGCGTCGAGGGCGCCAACGAGCTGCTCGGCAAGCTTGAGTTCCATCCCGTCTTTACCGCGCATCCCACTGAGGCCCGTCGTAAGGCCGTCGAGGGCAAGATTCGCCGTATCTCCAACCTGCTGGAGGAGCGTCCGCGTCTGGGCGGCTCCGACCTGGTGGAGAACGAGCGCCATATGCTGCAGGAGATCGACGCCCTGGTGCGTACGAGCCCCATCGCGCTCAAGAAGCCCACGCCGGTCGAGGAAGCTGACACCATCATCGACATCTTCGATAACACGCTGTTCGACGTTATCCCCGTTATCTATCGTCGTTTTGACGATTGGGTGCTGGGCGACAAGGCCGGTACTGTGCCGCCGCTGTGCCCGGCGTTCTTCCATCCCGGCAGCTGGATCGGTTCCGACCGCGACGGTAACCCCAACGTCACCGCCAAGGTGAGCCGTGAGGTCGCCGCCAAGTACTTTACGCACATGGTGCTCAAGCTCGAGGACAAGTGCCGCCGCATCGGCCGCAACCTTACGCTCGAGGCCACCTACAGCAAGCCGTCTGCCGAGCTCATTAACCTGTGGAACCATCAGGTCGAGATGAGCCCTCGTTACACGGCCCGCGCCGAGCTGATCTCCGAGCACGAGCCGCATCGCGCCGTCATGCTCGTCATGGCCGACCGCCTGAACGCCACCGTCCGTCGTATCACCGACACCATGTACCACAGCGCCGATGAGTTCCTGGAGGACCTGCGCGTCGTCCAGCGTTCGCTGGCCGCCTGCGGTGCCGTCCGTGCTGCCTACGGCCCGGTCCAGACCATCATCTGGCAGGTCGAGTCCTTCGGCTTCCATATGGTCGAGATGGAGTTCCGTCAGCACTCCGTGGTGCATGCCCGCGCCCTTAAGGATATCCACGAGAACGGTATCCATGGCGACCTGCAGCCCATGACGCGCGAGGTCATCGATACCTTCCGCGCTATCGGCTCCATCCAAAAGCGCTACGGCAAGAAGATGGCGCACCGCTACATCATTTCGTTCACCAAGAGCGCCCAGCATGTGGCCGACGTCTTTGAGCTCGCCCACCTGTCCTTTGCACACGAGGAGGATGTCCCCGAGCTCGACGTGATCCCGCTGTTCGAGCAGCTCGAGGACCTCGAGGGCTGCGTTGACGTGCTCGACCAGATGCTTACGCTGCCCGTGGTGCAAAAGCGCCTTGCCCAGACCAACCGCCGCATGGAGGTCATGCTGGGCTATTCCGACTCCTCTAAGGATGCCGGTCCTACCACGGCCATGCTCGCGCTGCACTCCGCGCAGGAGCGCATCGCCAAGTGGGCCGAGAAGAACGATATCGACCTGGTGCTCATGCACGGCCGCGGCGGTGCCGTGGGCCGTGGCGGCGGCCCGGCCAACAAGGCCGTGCTGGCGCAGCCCAAGGGTTCGGTCAACTGCTTCTTTAAGCTCACCGAGCAGGGCGAGGTCATCTTTGCCCGTTACGGCAACCGCACGCTGGCTCAGCGTCATGTTGAGTCCGTTGCCGCCGCAACGCTTTTGCAGTCGGCCCCGAGTGTCGAGAAGACCAACACCGAGACTACTCAGAAGTTCTGGGATATGGCCGAGAAGCTCAACACCGCAAGCCACGAGCGTTATCTGGACCTGCTGAACACCGAGGACTTTACACCGTGGTTCTCGACCGTGACGCCGCTGACCGAGGTCGGTCTGCTGCCGATCGGCTCGCGTCCTGCCAAGCGCGGTCTGGGCGCCAAGTCGCTCGACGACCTGCGTACCATCCCGTGGATCTTCAGCTGGAGCCAGGCGCGCATTAACCTGGCCGCTTGGTATGGCCTGGGCACCGCCTGCGAGCAGCTTGGCGATCTTGACCAGCTCAAGGCTGCCTACCAGGAGTGGCCGTTCTTCCGCACCTTTATCGACAACATCGAGATGTCGATCGCCAAGACCGACCAGCGCATCGCCAAGATGTATCTGCACCTGGGCGACCGCCAGGATCTGTCCGAGAAGGTCTTTACCGAGATGCAGCTCACGCGTAAGTGGGTCCTTGCCATCGTCGGTGACGAGTGGCCGCTGCAGCGCCGTCGCGTGCTCGGCTGCGCCGTCCGTGTACGTAACCCCTACGTCGACGCCCTGTCCATCGCCCAGGTCCGCGCCCTTCGCGAGGTGCGTATGAACCAGGACGAGATGGCCGAGGAGAAGAAGGCCGAGTACATGAGCCTGATTCTTTCGACTGTGACCGGCGTCTCGGCAGGTTTGCAGAACACGGGGTAA
- the larA gene encoding nickel-dependent lactate racemase → MFECELPFDHKTLHLELEDKNFAGVMEGHQNEFKTTKSQEELVEESLANPYGSPSLEELCAGKKDIVIISSDHTRPVPSRVTMPILLHHIHSAAPEARVRILVATGMHRPSTHEELVNKYGEEIVANEEIVMHVATDDSMMKKIGTLPSGGECIINKIAADCDLLLAEGFIEPHFFAGFSGSRKSVLPGIASYKTIMYNHNGQFVNDSHSRAGNLCHNHVSEDMFAAAEMAHLAFVLNVVLNGKHEVIGSFAGDIHKAHEAGCEFVKSLAGVEPVECEIAITTNGGYPLDQNIYQAVKGMCSAEATLPEGGVIIDVAGCADGHGGEGFYHNIADNDPAEFERACIDRPKDETLPDQWTSQIFARILAHHPVIMVTDLCDHQMIKDMHMTPVNTLDEALKLAFEMKGADAKVAVIPDGLGVVVAQH, encoded by the coding sequence TTGTTTGAATGTGAACTACCGTTTGACCACAAGACGTTGCATCTGGAGCTCGAGGATAAGAATTTCGCGGGTGTGATGGAAGGTCATCAAAACGAGTTTAAGACTACAAAATCGCAGGAAGAGCTGGTAGAGGAGTCACTTGCCAACCCTTATGGCTCGCCTTCGCTCGAGGAGCTTTGTGCTGGCAAGAAGGATATCGTCATCATTAGCTCCGATCATACGCGTCCCGTTCCCTCGCGTGTGACGATGCCTATTCTGCTGCATCACATCCATTCCGCTGCGCCCGAGGCTCGAGTGCGTATTTTGGTTGCTACGGGTATGCACCGTCCGTCGACGCACGAGGAACTCGTCAACAAGTATGGCGAGGAGATCGTTGCCAACGAGGAAATCGTTATGCACGTCGCGACTGACGACAGCATGATGAAAAAGATTGGCACCCTGCCTTCTGGTGGCGAGTGCATCATCAACAAGATTGCCGCCGATTGTGATCTGCTGCTTGCCGAGGGCTTTATTGAGCCGCACTTCTTTGCCGGTTTCTCTGGTAGCCGCAAGTCCGTTTTGCCTGGCATCGCCAGCTACAAGACCATCATGTACAACCACAACGGTCAGTTTGTGAACGATTCCCATTCGCGTGCCGGCAACCTGTGCCACAACCACGTGAGCGAGGACATGTTTGCCGCTGCCGAGATGGCTCACCTTGCCTTTGTGCTTAACGTGGTGCTCAACGGCAAGCATGAGGTTATCGGCTCCTTTGCAGGCGACATCCATAAGGCACACGAGGCTGGCTGCGAGTTCGTGAAGAGCCTTGCCGGCGTTGAGCCCGTCGAGTGCGAGATCGCCATCACCACCAACGGCGGCTACCCGCTCGACCAGAACATCTATCAGGCCGTGAAGGGCATGTGCTCTGCCGAGGCCACGCTTCCCGAGGGCGGCGTGATCATCGACGTCGCCGGTTGTGCCGACGGCCACGGTGGCGAGGGCTTCTATCACAACATCGCCGACAACGACCCGGCGGAGTTTGAGCGTGCCTGCATCGACCGTCCTAAGGACGAGACCCTGCCCGACCAGTGGACGAGCCAGATCTTTGCCCGCATCCTGGCGCATCACCCTGTGATCATGGTCACCGACCTGTGCGATCACCAGATGATCAAGGATATGCACATGACGCCGGTCAACACCCTCGATGAGGCGCTCAAGCTCGCCTTTGAGATGAAGGGTGCCGATGCCAAGGTGGCCGTCATTCCCGATGGCCTGGGCGTTGTCGTCGCACAGCACTAG
- the larD gene encoding D/L-lactic acid transporter LarD → MLTKLLCEFGATALMIIFGVGVHCDTVLKGTKYQGSGHMFAITTWSFGISVCLFVFGGAVCMNPAMVLAQCIVGLVPWSSCIPFMIADMLGGFAGAVIAWLMYADEFKASDGVIDPIAQRNIFSTNPTTEGTNYARNFFCEAICTFVFISAILAAANRAGENVLMLAICVGLIVWAVGMGMGGITGFAMNQARDLGPRMAYQVLPIKNKADNNWKYGLLVPGIAPFVGAALAALFVHGFLGMF, encoded by the coding sequence ATGCTTACCAAACTCCTCTGCGAATTCGGCGCAACGGCCCTCATGATCATCTTTGGCGTGGGCGTGCACTGCGATACCGTGCTTAAGGGTACCAAGTATCAGGGCTCCGGCCATATGTTTGCCATCACCACTTGGTCTTTTGGCATCTCGGTCTGCCTGTTTGTCTTTGGTGGCGCCGTGTGCATGAACCCGGCTATGGTGCTTGCCCAGTGCATCGTCGGTCTGGTGCCGTGGAGCAGCTGCATCCCCTTCATGATTGCCGATATGCTCGGCGGCTTTGCGGGTGCCGTGATCGCATGGTTGATGTATGCCGATGAGTTCAAGGCTTCCGATGGTGTCATCGATCCCATTGCCCAGCGCAACATCTTCTCGACCAACCCCACCACCGAGGGTACGAACTATGCCCGTAATTTCTTCTGCGAGGCTATCTGCACCTTTGTGTTCATCAGCGCCATCCTTGCTGCTGCTAACCGTGCTGGCGAGAACGTCCTGATGCTCGCTATCTGCGTCGGTCTGATCGTTTGGGCTGTTGGCATGGGCATGGGCGGCATCACCGGCTTCGCCATGAACCAGGCTCGTGACCTTGGTCCTCGCATGGCCTATCAGGTGCTGCCGATCAAGAACAAGGCCGACAACAACTGGAAGTACGGCCTGCTCGTTCCTGGCATTGCTCCGTTTGTCGGTGCCGCTCTGGCCGCACTGTTTGTGCACGGTTTCTTGGGCATGTTCTAG
- a CDS encoding TetR/AcrR family transcriptional regulator, whose protein sequence is MDARKAKSRAAIVAAFSELLREEDYGKITVGDIIARAHVGRATFYGLFKSKDDLLSELVSDICTHALDDDGTPLDDPLVQVEHILNNLWERRQGVRALVAGAGSRVFADCLRKTIMSRAAETVPTDPNGPAGTMDRSFLLHHIASSFVGMVQWWAWHNFQADKAEVAKDYLSAIKPLFN, encoded by the coding sequence ATGGATGCCCGCAAGGCCAAAAGCCGCGCCGCGATCGTCGCGGCGTTCTCCGAGCTGCTACGCGAAGAGGACTACGGCAAGATCACCGTCGGCGACATCATCGCGCGCGCCCACGTAGGCCGCGCGACATTCTACGGCCTCTTTAAGAGCAAAGACGACCTACTGTCCGAGCTCGTGAGCGACATCTGCACCCACGCCCTCGACGACGATGGCACACCGCTCGACGACCCACTCGTGCAGGTCGAGCATATCCTCAACAACCTCTGGGAACGCCGTCAGGGCGTTCGAGCCCTCGTAGCCGGCGCCGGCTCCCGCGTCTTCGCCGACTGTCTCCGCAAGACCATCATGTCGCGCGCAGCCGAAACCGTCCCTACCGACCCAAACGGCCCCGCCGGCACCATGGACCGCAGCTTCCTACTACACCACATAGCCTCAAGCTTCGTAGGAATGGTCCAATGGTGGGCCTGGCACAACTTCCAAGCAGATAAGGCCGAAGTAGCCAAAGACTACCTATCAGCCATAAAACCCCTCTTCAACTAA